In a genomic window of Bradyrhizobium ontarionense:
- a CDS encoding LLM class flavin-dependent oxidoreductase, with product MSEIEFIGFISNNNSSETIVRQGPVLDPVHIETVAKAHENAGFDRALLAFHSTSPDSLQVAQHVLGVTEKLNVLIAQRPGFTSPTLLARQFAVLDQFSKGRVALHVITGGNATELRQDGNTLDDKEERYARTAEFLDIVRAEWSSEKPFSYAGKYYQVENAFAQVKPYRKEGIRIYFGGASDAAIDVAGRHADTYALWGESYAQVREQVARVSAAAAKHGRPAPRFSLSVRPILAETEDKAWAEAQQILERATALQDQTGYRKPADGHATDGAKRLLAIAEQGKRVDKRLWTEIARLTGANSNTTALVGTPEQVAEVFGDYYDLGISHFLIRGFDPLIDAIEYGRELIPATRELIARRQGAKGVAAE from the coding sequence ATGTCCGAGATTGAATTCATCGGATTCATTTCCAATAACAACTCGTCCGAGACGATCGTCCGTCAAGGGCCGGTGCTCGATCCCGTCCACATCGAGACGGTGGCCAAGGCGCATGAGAACGCTGGTTTCGACCGCGCGCTGCTGGCGTTCCACTCGACCTCGCCCGACAGCCTGCAGGTCGCCCAGCATGTGCTCGGCGTGACCGAGAAGCTCAATGTGCTGATCGCGCAGCGCCCGGGCTTCACGTCGCCGACCCTTTTGGCACGCCAGTTCGCGGTTCTCGACCAGTTCTCGAAGGGCCGCGTCGCGCTGCACGTGATCACGGGCGGCAACGCCACCGAGCTGCGCCAGGACGGCAACACGCTGGACGACAAAGAAGAGCGCTACGCCAGGACAGCTGAGTTCCTCGACATCGTGCGCGCCGAATGGAGCAGCGAGAAGCCGTTCAGCTATGCCGGCAAGTACTACCAGGTCGAGAACGCGTTCGCGCAGGTGAAGCCGTATCGCAAAGAGGGCATCCGGATCTATTTCGGCGGCGCGTCGGATGCTGCGATTGACGTCGCCGGCAGGCACGCCGACACCTACGCGCTGTGGGGCGAGTCCTACGCGCAGGTGCGCGAGCAGGTCGCCCGCGTCAGCGCGGCGGCCGCCAAGCATGGCCGGCCGGCGCCGCGCTTCTCGCTCTCGGTGCGACCGATCCTCGCCGAAACCGAGGACAAGGCCTGGGCCGAGGCGCAGCAGATCCTGGAGCGCGCCACCGCGCTGCAGGATCAGACCGGCTATCGCAAGCCGGCCGACGGTCATGCGACCGACGGCGCCAAGCGCCTGCTCGCCATCGCCGAGCAGGGCAAGCGCGTCGACAAGCGGCTGTGGACCGAGATCGCCAGGCTCACCGGCGCCAACAGCAACACCACCGCGCTGGTCGGCACGCCGGAGCAGGTCGCCGAAGTGTTCGGCGATTATTATGATCTCGGCATCAGCCATTTCCTGATCCGTGGCTTCGATCCGCTGATCGATGCCATCGAGTATGGCCGCGAGCTGATTCCGGCGACGCGCGAGCTGATCGCGCGGCGGCAGGGCGCCAAGGGAGTGGCCGCAGAATGA
- a CDS encoding ABC transporter substrate-binding protein produces MKRVLLAAGLLLAFTASALAQVTLRVGDQKGNSRAVMEAAGVLKDVPYTIEWKEFVAAAPLLEALSAGAIETGLVGDAPFTFAAASGVPVKAIAAIRQTQEGLAMLVPESSAIKSFDELKGKKIATGRGSIGHQLVLAALESRGWTVNDIQLVFLPPSDAKVAYSQGSVDAWSTWEPYVSQEEVLFKSRRIITGEGLTPGLSFQVATPTAIKDKRAALEDFVQRLTAARAWSLGNVESYAETWGRLMNIPPAVPLNWLSRAKVRIVPVDDAVVADEQKTIDLYARTGLIREHLDAADILDRSFSAAIAKGAGL; encoded by the coding sequence ATGAAGCGCGTTCTCCTTGCCGCGGGCCTGTTGCTCGCGTTCACAGCGTCCGCCCTCGCGCAGGTCACCCTGCGCGTCGGCGATCAGAAGGGCAATTCGCGCGCCGTCATGGAAGCCGCCGGTGTGCTCAAGGACGTGCCCTACACCATCGAATGGAAGGAGTTCGTTGCGGCGGCGCCCTTGCTGGAAGCGCTCAGCGCCGGCGCGATCGAGACCGGGCTCGTCGGCGATGCGCCGTTCACCTTTGCCGCCGCCTCGGGCGTGCCGGTCAAGGCGATCGCCGCGATCCGACAGACCCAGGAAGGGCTCGCGATGCTGGTGCCGGAAAGCTCCGCCATCAAGAGCTTCGACGAGCTGAAGGGCAAGAAGATTGCAACCGGCCGCGGCTCGATCGGTCACCAGTTGGTGCTGGCGGCGCTGGAGTCGCGCGGCTGGACCGTGAACGATATCCAGCTGGTGTTCCTGCCGCCGTCGGACGCCAAGGTCGCCTACAGCCAAGGCTCGGTCGACGCGTGGTCGACCTGGGAGCCGTATGTGAGCCAGGAGGAGGTGCTGTTCAAGTCGCGGCGCATCATCACCGGCGAGGGATTGACGCCCGGCCTGAGCTTCCAAGTCGCAACGCCCACGGCGATCAAGGACAAGCGTGCGGCGCTGGAGGACTTCGTGCAGCGGCTGACGGCGGCGCGCGCCTGGTCGCTGGGCAATGTCGAGAGCTATGCCGAGACCTGGGGCCGGCTCATGAACATCCCGCCGGCGGTGCCGCTGAACTGGCTCAGCCGGGCGAAGGTGCGCATCGTGCCGGTCGACGACGCCGTGGTGGCCGATGAGCAAAAGACCATCGATCTCTACGCGCGGACCGGCCTGATCAGGGAGCATCTCGACGCGGCTGATATCCTCGACCGCTCGTTCTCCGCGGCGATCGCAAAGGGCGCGGGGCTGTAG
- a CDS encoding 4'-phosphopantetheinyl transferase family protein — protein MTAIADLFRGPVAIETSALWLAEHELYPEERAHIQNAVPKRRAEFATARILSRRALAAVGAPSVALVPTADRAPVWPSGYTGSISHCADYCAVVVARSRDVRSLGLDVEDLRELEPTMLDLVLTPTERRWLCAQPATLRPLLPIVIFSAKEAYYKCQYPITRGFLEFRDVELAIEWASGTFEARVLKEGWPAAVARLSGRFLVDDDRVGCGVELAQD, from the coding sequence ATGACGGCGATAGCAGACCTGTTTCGTGGCCCGGTCGCGATTGAGACCTCGGCGCTGTGGCTGGCTGAGCACGAGCTGTATCCCGAGGAGCGCGCCCATATCCAGAACGCGGTACCCAAGCGGCGCGCGGAGTTCGCGACGGCGCGGATCCTGTCGCGCCGCGCGCTTGCCGCCGTAGGGGCGCCCTCGGTCGCGCTGGTGCCGACGGCCGATCGCGCGCCGGTCTGGCCGTCGGGCTATACGGGAAGCATTTCTCATTGCGCCGATTATTGCGCCGTCGTCGTGGCGCGAAGCCGCGATGTCCGATCGCTCGGTCTGGACGTGGAGGATCTGCGTGAGCTCGAGCCGACGATGCTGGATCTCGTGCTCACGCCCACAGAGCGGCGGTGGCTTTGCGCCCAGCCCGCGACGCTCCGGCCGCTGCTGCCGATCGTGATCTTCAGCGCCAAGGAAGCGTACTACAAATGTCAGTATCCGATCACGCGCGGCTTCCTCGAATTCCGGGATGTCGAGCTTGCGATCGAATGGGCCTCGGGCACGTTCGAGGCGCGCGTGCTCAAGGAAGGCTGGCCGGCCGCCGTCGCCCGCCTGTCCGGACGTTTTCTAGTCGATGACGATCGGGTCGGCTGCGGCGTCGAGCTTGCCCAGGACTGA